AACATCCCGTTTGCGGGAATTTCCAGAGCCTCGAATGCGCTGGCAGGCTTCGATGCCATCCATGACCGGCATCGATACGTCCATGAGGATGAGGTCAAAATCGTTCATCTCATGCATTTCCAGAGCTTCCTGTCCGTTGTGGGCCACGGTCACGCTGTGCCCGGACTTTTCCAACAGTCTGCTGATACTGAAAACCGTTGTTTCGTCGTCTTCGGCCAAAAGA
The sequence above is a segment of the Deltaproteobacteria bacterium HGW-Deltaproteobacteria-18 genome. Coding sequences within it:
- a CDS encoding hybrid sensor histidine kinase/response regulator; translation: LLAEDDETTVFSISRLLEKSGHSVTVAHNGQEALEMHEMNDFDLILMDVSMPVMDGIEACQRIRGSGNSRKRDVPIIALTAYAMAGDKEKFLAAGMSDYIAKPVQVEELKKALARVAEKLDKGLAQ